The genomic segment CGAGGCGCTTGACCTCGTCGGCGTCGGTGGTCGACATCTCCATCCAGATCTTGCCGGTGGTGACCTCGGGCAGCATCTCCTCCATCACCGCGGCCGAGGCGGCGGGCGAGGGCAGGCAGGTGATGACGGCCTCGCAATCGCGCATCATCTCGGCGGGGCTGCCGCCGGGTTTGGCGCCGCGGCTGACGAAGCTGTCGACCATGGCGGCGTTGAGGTCATGAACGGCAAGGTCGATGCCATTGCGCAGCAGCGAGCCGCTGAGCTTGCCGCCGACATTGCCGAGACCGATAAAGCCTACTTTCATTGAAGAATCTCCCTGTTTTGCCGCCCATTTCGACAGGGGAAATCGGTTTGTAAATCGGAATGTTCCGGTGACCCGTTTTCTTCGAAGAAAACGGCCCGGAAAATTGCAATTTTCCGGCGCGGCGGCGCACGGGCGGCGGCGGGGCGGGAATTTTCTGCGCAGAAAATTCCCCGGAAAATGCGGATTTTCCGGGCCCGGAATTCGCGCGAATTCCGTCTACCGGCGCCGGAGCGTGTCGCCGTAGCTGATCTTGGGTTCCAGCACCACGCGCTCGGGCTTGCCCGCGGCGCCTTCCTCGACCCGGCGGGCGATGATCTCGGCCGCGGTGTGGCCGATCTCGTGGCGGCAGGCATCCATCGAGGCCAGTTCGCGCGGCAGGCCCTTCAGCAGGTTCAGCCCGTTGAACCCCGCCAGCCCGAAATCCTGCGGAATCTTCACACCCTGTTCGAGCAGGTAGAGCAGCCCGCCCGCGCCGATCAGGTCGTTGGAATAGTAGATGAAATCGAGATCGGGCGAGCGCTCGAGCACCTCCTTGGTCATCTCGCGCCCCTTCACCAGCGCCGAGCCGCCGGAATAGAACTCGCGGTCCTCGATCTCGACACCGGCCTTGGCCAGCGCCTCGGTGAAGCCCTCGAACCGTTTGCGGGCACGGTGGTCCTGCGCCATCTTGGTGCCCAGAAAGGCGATATGCTCATAGCCGTCCTTCAGGATCGCCTGCGCCATCTGCCGCCCCGCGCGACGGTGCGAGATGCCGACCACCGAATCGACCGGCGTGCCGTCGACATCCATGATCTCGACCACGGGGATGCCGGAGGCGCGCAGCATGGCGCGGCTGGCATCCGAATGCTCGAGGCCGGCGATGATCACGCCCGAGGGCCGCCACGAGAGCATCTCGTAAAGCACCTTCTCCTCTTTCTCGGGCGAATAGCCGGTGACGCCCACGACGGGCTGCAGCCCGGTTTCCTCGAGCGCCTCGCTGATGCCGGTCATCACCTCGGGGAAGACCATGTTCGACATCGACGGGATGATCACGGCGACCAGGTTCACCCTTTGCGAGGCCAGCGCCCCGGCGATCTTGTTGGGCACGTAGCCCAGCTCCTTGGCGGCCTCGAGCACCCTTTGGCGGGTCGCATCGGAGACATCGCCGCGGTTGCGCAGCACGCGGCTGACGGTCATTTCCGAGACGCCCGACGCTTCGGACACGTCACGCAGGGTCAGGGGGCGGTTGTCATTGGCGCTCACGGGCTCGGTTCCTCAATTCGGTCTTTTCAGAATGTTACCGCGAACGGCAATCCTCAAGCAAGCACCACGAAAAGGGCGATTGGGGCGATGACAAGCGCGCCACATGGCGCTAAAGAGGGCCCGCGCGGCCCCGTGGCTCAACAGGATAGAGCAGCCCCCTCCTAAGGGGCAGGTTGCAGGTTCGAATCCTGCCGGGGTCGCCAGCACTAAATTAAGCTGCTGATTTTCCATCCTATTTTGCCTCCTTTTGGAACTTGATCTGAAAAGTTGGAACTTTTTGTTCCTCGTCTGTCCGAGATAGTGCTCGTTTCTTGCTGAAATCGCGGATGTATCGTTCAACCTCTTTCAGGCTTTCATGGCCTGTCCATGCACCGATCTGAGGGGCTGCTGCGCCAGCCTCTGCGAGAGCCTTGGCCCGTGCCTTTCTCAGCCCGTGTGCTGTACGTCCCGCGACGCCTGCGGCGCGGGCTTTCGTTGCGAACCACTGCGATACAGATTTGCTGGACCGTGAAGCACCCTGCCGAGTGTGGAGGAAGGTCATGTGGCGGTCATTGCGCGCGTCAATCGCTTCCTTGAGTGACGCCAGATCACCGACATACACTTCGGCGAATTCCGGCAGTGCGCGGTTGAACGGGATCCACACCTCGCCGCCTGTCTTCTGCTGGCGAAACGTGAGCCACCCGTCCCGGTCAATGTTGCCCGGCCCGAGCCGCACCGCGTCAGACACACGCGCGCCAGTCCAGAAGATCAACTCAAAGGCCAGACGCTCGATCGAGCCTAGCGGCCAGCACGCCCGGAAGCTGTCGATTTCCTCTGCGGACCATGGTGTGTGCCCATGGCTCTTCGCAGTCTTCGCGCGCTTGATTCCGTCGCTTGGGTCTTTTTCGAGCCCGTCATGCTCGACCATCCATGCGCAGAAGCCCCGCCACATCTTCAGCCGGTTGT from the Roseovarius indicus genome contains:
- a CDS encoding LacI family DNA-binding transcriptional regulator codes for the protein MSANDNRPLTLRDVSEASGVSEMTVSRVLRNRGDVSDATRQRVLEAAKELGYVPNKIAGALASQRVNLVAVIIPSMSNMVFPEVMTGISEALEETGLQPVVGVTGYSPEKEEKVLYEMLSWRPSGVIIAGLEHSDASRAMLRASGIPVVEIMDVDGTPVDSVVGISHRRAGRQMAQAILKDGYEHIAFLGTKMAQDHRARKRFEGFTEALAKAGVEIEDREFYSGGSALVKGREMTKEVLERSPDLDFIYYSNDLIGAGGLLYLLEQGVKIPQDFGLAGFNGLNLLKGLPRELASMDACRHEIGHTAAEIIARRVEEGAAGKPERVVLEPKISYGDTLRRR
- a CDS encoding tyrosine-type recombinase/integrase, which codes for MPDLPMDHPQFLAAYAEAAGVQPRRPVREGSLAAGLDLYKASDAFAALATGTRDARRRMIDDAAERYGHANRADLRAPHIEKDLSRFNGHARNNRLKMWRGFCAWMVEHDGLEKDPSDGIKRAKTAKSHGHTPWSAEEIDSFRACWPLGSIERLAFELIFWTGARVSDAVRLGPGNIDRDGWLTFRQQKTGGEVWIPFNRALPEFAEVYVGDLASLKEAIDARNDRHMTFLHTRQGASRSSKSVSQWFATKARAAGVAGRTAHGLRKARAKALAEAGAAAPQIGAWTGHESLKEVERYIRDFSKKRALSRTDEEQKVPTFQIKFQKEAK